In Vitis vinifera cultivar Pinot Noir 40024 chromosome 4, ASM3070453v1, the genomic window ttttttttttacctgtTTTACTATGACTACAGCAGTGGTTCCACTGCAAGAGCAGTCCAAATCCTCTTGAAGCTTAATCTCCTTGTCCATCACCTTGAAAGCTCCAACACAAGCCTCTTGCCATTTCCTGAAAATCTTGTTTGGCATCACCATGCcatctcttctttccttttgaGTATGCAAATCTTCACCCTTCATTGCAGTATTCGCTTTTAAGAGCGCGTTCTTTTGGTTTAGCAGCAATGATGGTAAGTGGTTTCTCACAATTTTGCTCACTATGTGACCATTCTTTCCATGGCCGTCAAAAACTCCACAGAAAGCTCCATCTTCCATTCCATAGCCCttgcagaagaaaaaaaaaagtttgaaaacaaCTATACTATATACGCCTCTCAACATGAAGAATACTCTGGATTATATCAGTAAAATTCATAGAAGAACAAGCTTTGATCATCATTTTccaaaagaagacaaaaaagatGGAACATATCAACTAACCTGATGGAGGATGGCAGCATCTTGGTTTAGTCCTTTGCTTCCTGGCTGAGAATGAAGAGAGCCAAGCCTCTGAATTCCTATAGAAGCAGTGGAATCTTCAAAGAATACCATATTCTCATGGCCATCTCCAGAGTCTTGAATCTCTGAAGATACAGTGGATATGCAGATTCCCATCTCAGCTGACAAAACACCAAGTTTTAAAATCCAAGTCTCCTCAAGCATAAATTTAAAGACCCCAAAATCCTATATTATATGCAGAAGTGGCTCCCAGTGTGCTCAAAATAACACCTTGGTTCAATAATTCactgttttttttaatgttggGTATTATTCTAGGCTACCTAAAGGGCATATGAGGTGTACCCATGTAGGATTAACTCTTCAAAAACAACTATTTTCATTGATTCAAACTAAATGCTGCATCTAATTTACGAGGgccataaaattcaaataattcaaacttactgttcctttttttcttttttctctttcgtTAGGTGAAATAGTGATTGAAATGTGTGAACAGTGGCAAAGCAGGTAATTGCAAATGGGTGTTTGGGCcctaggaaaaaagaaaagaaaagaaaaggaaaggaaaaaaaggaggGTTGACCCTTGATGCAGGTTGATGCTTACTTTACAGGCAAGGGAGATAGGAAAAGTGGCAATTCCAATTGGGTGAGAGTCCCTTAACAGTTTGGACAAAACCATGAAAAGATGCAACCAGTGGGTCAAGcattacaaataatttattagtaaTCATAGTGTGATTAAGGGTTTATAAATGGGGATTAGACCCACATTCAATCCATCCCCACCTATTAAAGTCTAAAGCTGACAAGTCAATCAAATGATCCTGACCATAAAACAAGTGGACTTTTTTTGGGTGATTAGGATCCTTCTGTATAGGTTCTGACTTTTCCCATATCTGTGGGGCTTCTTAAGATAGTCCCATTTACTATAGAATATGTAAGTTCTATAGtatgaaggaaaatattttggGAAGAAAGCAAATGGGAGTATAAGAAAAGACtctttcaaaatgaaaaacttTAGCCGCTCATGAAAGGGCAGTAGTGctgaaaaatactcaaaaactATGCCATCAACAGAAGTGATGATGCCCTTGTCATTTTCAAGAAATGATTATTAAAAGGCAACCCATTTGATTGGAGTTCTAAGATATTTTTCTGACTTCATATGGCTCTTGGGCCTGCAACAAAACCATTGACTGCatttacattttcctttcttcaaaCTCCCTTGAATCCAACTGATTCCATTATTTTGAATCAATAATTGAACccaatacttttaatattttgattcaaatATAGGTATTTGATTCTTTAATCAATCGAGTATTAACAAAGGGCTGTGGCATAGAAGAGTTGAAAATGAGCAGTTGTGGCTGATAAGCACTACACAAGATATGGGAAAAGTATTGAGTTAGACTGATTCATGTATCAAAGCACTTTAATGGATGAAAAGCTCTGGATTTATCCAAAATTTTGAAGTAATATGCTTTAGGAGGATGCTGAGGTGGATCGCAATCCCCATTTTCTTGCTCCTCCAGCTCATCAGTCCCcgcatttttaaaaaatttgtaacaCACCCAGCCCTAATTCTTATTCGTCAACACTCAGATTTGTTCAatgaattcaaataatttttgccACCCTGTATAATTCaaacccttttcttttttgtataagTGTAAGACCTTATCAAGAATTACATCTagatgattatatttttaatgggTTTCCAATTATAAACATAAATTATTGTTCAGTGCATGGAAATTATCCACCTGAAGCTTCAGAAATCAAAGGGAATATTAATCACTagatactataaaaacaaataaaatgataaacatTTTTCACTCTGGATTGGGCACTCAACAAAGAATTCATAATGATGCATCATCCTTTTTTTTCTGAGCCATTTTCCAGGATGTACTTTCCCATTCCCCAAACACCAGCTTAAGATGAAAATACAGTATGGAATGTTGAGAGCTTTTAAGTTTTGTTACACATTTCAAGGACCCAAAGAATAATACTTCCACAATTTATACAGAAAGGTGGGTGCAAATTTGGAAATTCTCATTGAACTACAGATGCATATTAACTTCTTTCTGTAAAACCCCAAAAGCAtacacataaaaattaaaagaccAAAAGCAACATAAACACACTTTAATTTCTTAGAGACTCATTTGCTGGATACAGGCACACTTTCTTCAGCTGGGGTGGAGTCAGCTGCAGGCAACTTCTTTGCGAGGGACTTGGGTATGTCAACGTCGTCTTGTTGACAACGTTGCTGGGGGTGTGATAATAGAACACACATATAACGGAAGAGGACACGTGTTAGCCCCTGCCCGCTCTCATGGATGTAGCCCTCATACTCACTGACATGTTCAAGGGCATCCACAAGTGCATCATAGACCTTTTGTGGGCAGTTCTCAGGACCAGGCTTGTCATGGAGATAAACCACGTCCAAAGTGAAGAGTTTCTGGTTGGCAGGCCATTGATGCTGAGGAGGAGCAGAAGATCTGCAGTAGATTAAGATCTGTACATGGAAGAATATTGTAGTGTCATATTTTTAAGGATGAAGTAGGAAATATGCAAATGGAAGCCACAAGAAAAGGAACATTCCATTATGTTTTCTACAGAATTTGGATTCACAAATTCATTGCACAAAATGATGTCAACATCACATGGAGCAAAAATGGGAGCCACCACCAACGAGTACTTCAAAAtccagaaataaaaaaattgataaaaaataagaatgatcTTTTTACTTAAATAAACCACATGATAAATAGGCAAAAATATTTCGACCTTACCCAGGATGCAAGCCAAAAGCTCGTTATTGGtgccataaaaatttattaaaaaatgaaatgttttAATTTCATGTGGCTTTCCTTACACCTTCTGGTCAAACATTAGCTTTGAACATTTCTTCAGTGACCACTCATAGAAACCATATTTTAGAGAGCTACCTCATAGAAGCTCAGAATAACTTCTTCCCTTCTCCATACTCCTTCCTCCTCACTaccccaaaaatatatatatggcaAAAGGTAATATTATTAACAACAACTAATTAAAATGGGGAGCACAAAGGTACATAGGTAAGGTGTCAAAAAGGCAAAATAGATAGAGAGAGGTTAACAAAAAACACATTTCCCACATCAAAAAGAGCTCAACCAATAACAAAATCTGGAATAGACATAGAGGCACCGTCTAATTACTTTCTAGCCCAAAGCTAAAGAGCACATGGGAAAGAGTTTTTGAGCCCTTGATCCGATTGTTCTaccccaaaaataaatatattaatactaGTTCCCACCAGGTGGCAGCCTGAACCTAGTGGCTAGAAATAAGAAAATGTGCTTTTCTTTCATAATGGATAAGTGTGCATGGACATGCATGTGCCACTGCACCTGTTAATGCAAATTCATGCTAGTCCTTCAATCATGAATTGTGCTATGAACATGTGTTTCACCATATTGAATCTATGTTAGCCCAAGCCACACTTGTCACTGTGTTATGTAACACTATCAAGCAATCTATATGAATTCTAGTACTGGTGTTTGAGTTCTCCGTTTTATAAGCAACTTCCACTTTgagtaaattattttcaatgttttgaGTTTGAGCATTTGCATGCAAAATTCATGGAACATGAACACAGAATAATAAAGCACGTTATTTTTATGAAGAATACAACAATTGGAGATGGTCTTAAAATCACCAGGGTGGACAGACGAGCCTATAACATCTAAGGGAAGTAGGTCCCCTTTTAATTTGTAGTTTGGATAGTTCCTGAAGAAAGGAGTTCCCCTACCTGCTAGAGTCATTCTGATACACACTTTTGAAACAAACAAAGGTGGACTCTTTGGTAACCATCCAAATAGGTGCCAGGCATTGGGTGGACTCTTTGGTGAGAGTTCAAATAGGAGCTGAACATGATGGACATGGGCATCCTTTGTTGACAAGTATTCAACACACCAATCATTGATTGGGAGAATTATTACAGTTCATTTGGACCTTGAAAAGTTTGtaggaaagaaagggaaaaaatttataaaaaaaaaaaaaagaaatcaaggaGAAtaagaaataagtttgaagtaaataaaattCTCACAAGCTTCTCCAaatttatttccctttttttctcctcttctaTACCAAAGAATGAAGAATTTCAAAAGATATATAAACtcctaaataattttcattatattttatttttcttcgtATTTTCCAACAAGAGATGCAAGATTCCTTCCtactccttttccttttcctagtTCTTTATGTGACCCAAATGGAGCCTTGGAAAGCTGATAATATTTCAAGCCTCTAGTTGAGATGCAGCCTAAACATAACACTTCaactactttttaaaaaaaaataggtaacaTAACACTTTAACTACTGTTCACAAACATTCCATAAATACCAAATACCTGCCTTGGTATGAATGTTTTGATACTATATTAGATATGTGTTTGAAATTAGTTGCTAGATACAATGTCAAATAAAGCAGCTTCTGGGTTAAACTACTAGTCTAAGCATGTTAGGGTTTGAGATATTACATTCTGCAACTCATATCCCCCAGCACTGGATGGGTTAGCAATAATTACTTCGGGatgaaaagtaataattttttttgtatcacTTCAGTCAAATAAATCAGTTCCTAATTGTACAACAAAAGCCATTCCATACTTATTCAAAAAGGTACTCCATGTATGATTTGCTACTACCATAGGATTTCATTACCTCAAAGACATAGCTATAGAATTTAGAAATGTGCTCAGGGAGAATAAGACACCGCTCACTATCAGGCCCAGTACTGTTCACTGTCTAAGTTACAATGTTACCTAGAGAAcaaggaaaaataaacaaaaggcATACCATAGAGAACCAATTGGGAGAAGAAATACTCCAAACCATTCTCTACTACCACTCTCAAATACAGCTGTATCACAAGCAAAGATGCAAtagataaatgaaaaaaatttctcaatgtagaaataagtaaataactgtataagcaaataaatataaaagtaacTGAGTGAATTGAAGCTTTGCTTACCACCCTGAAAATCCGATTTTGTGCACGAGATTTCTTTGCTTCATGAGCTGCTACCCGGAATAACTGGGTCAGATCTGCATTACCACAAGAGCCATCAACTGACAGACCCCGAAGTGCAGCAATTGCAGAATCAACTTCACTGCTAAACTCTCTCTGAAGCTTCAAAATATTGAAGAAGAAACAAGACACCTCTGAATTAATAGCAATTAACAGCCCTTAACGAAGAAGAAGGAAATAGCTTAGTTATTCAAGCAAGATCCCCAGAGTTCCTAAACGTGATTTATGCATTAAattcacaaaatattaaaattaatgcAGTTTCAAAATGCATTTTCACAGAGCACACTTTGTGCCATAGGTGTGTTATGCCCTTCTGAAATGAAGCCCATGGGCAATTGATATTTGAGAATTGCAGAAATGTGATTGATTAGAatttttctttatcaatctTATTGAATTAGAATCAAGCGTTAGGCTAGGCCAGAGAGAAACTCAAGATTCGAATAATGTATGAGTACAAAAGTTTTCTGTCTTCGTCAAGAAGAACATCAAGTTTTAGGTGGATAAGAACATTATAAATAGTCAAACAACACAGAACACAAGTTCAAGAGCCCTGGTCATAATTAATAACATGCGaatcaaaggaaaatcaaaGTTCAATCCAAAGTAGACATATGGAACCTAACAAAAGACAGACTCTAAGCTATGGTTGATACGGCCACCCTAGAATTGAGCATGGTACGGATATTCCAAGATTAATACaacataaatacaaaaaaaaaaaaggggttcttttcttttccttagttTTCTCAAAAACCAAGGATTGGCATATGGgcaaaataaatggaaatggGAAGTACCCAAAAGCAGATTCATCCAGGCAGGATAAGAagttcctttctttctttcttttggtgGTAGAGATCCGAAATTTCACTCCTATtactttcttcattttctcaccaaccaaacagaccAGAAACCAGAAATAGAGGGGAAACGAGAGCAACCCATGAAGCctaatttccaaaaatcaacaacGCCGAAGTGAATcgttcaaaaagaaaaaaaaaccccagagtcaattttgaaaaaataaaaaaaggagagagagagacaaaTACCCAAGAAGCGGTTTTGCCCAGAGCAGCAAAGGCGAAGCGGTGATCAGAGTTGATGGCGAGCTTGGAATGGACGAAGAGAAGAATAGCTTGCTTGATAGAATCCATTCTGGTGATGGGTCTCCCCTTGGATCCCGTCACCTTCATCTCCACCATGGATTCAGCGTCGACATCGATGCAGAAGAGTATGTCTTCGTTGAACAACTGTGAGGGTTTCAGAACGTAGGCAAGTGTTGAAGAGCTTTGAGCCTCCATGCCCTCCATTTTCTTCTCATCGATTTTCCCACGACTTCCACCCTGCGGATTTGGCTTCTGCGCCATTTCCCCCTGCGCTCTCCTCCGGACCCCTCTAATGATTCTTCTCAGCGTCATGGTTTATCCTTCtgttatttatgtatttattggAATTACTCCATGAtttccttttaaattattttcaataattgagaatttttttcgcagaagaaaaaaataataattattttccttgAATATGGAATTAGGGTTTAATAGAACTATATTTATAGCAATAAGCATCTGCCAAATactatcataataattttttaataacattttttttaatttatatatgaatattaatGTTTCACCTTCAgaggtaaaaaa contains:
- the LOC100266178 gene encoding probable protein phosphatase 2C 72, whose protein sequence is MLEETWILKLGVLSAEMGICISTVSSEIQDSGDGHENMVFFEDSTASIGIQRLGSLHSQPGSKGLNQDAAILHQGYGMEDGAFCGVFDGHGKNGHIVSKIVRNHLPSLLLNQKNALLKANTAMKGEDLHTQKERRDGMVMPNKIFRKWQEACVGAFKVMDKEIKLQEDLDCSCSGTTAVVIVKQGDDLVIANLGDSRAVLGTITENGVTAVQLTTDLKPGLPMEADRIRKCNGRVISLKEEPHIQRVWLPNEDSPGLAMSRAFGDFLLKNHGIIAIPDISYRRLASNDQFLVLATDGVWDVLSNSQVAGIVWSAESEEEAAKAVVDAATAAWKHKFPSSKVDDCTVVCLFLQKRQQVLQACNPPS
- the LOC100260976 gene encoding uncharacterized protein LOC100260976: MTLRRIIRGVRRRAQGEMAQKPNPQGGSRGKIDEKKMEGMEAQSSSTLAYVLKPSQLFNEDILFCIDVDAESMVEMKVTGSKGRPITRMDSIKQAILLFVHSKLAINSDHRFAFAALGKTASWLQREFSSEVDSAIAALRGLSVDGSCGNADLTQLFRVAAHEAKKSRAQNRIFRVILIYCRSSAPPQHQWPANQKLFTLDVVYLHDKPGPENCPQKVYDALVDALEHVSEYEGYIHESGQGLTRVLFRYMCVLLSHPQQRCQQDDVDIPKSLAKKLPAADSTPAEESVPVSSK